In Kaistella faecalis, a genomic segment contains:
- a CDS encoding rhodanese-like domain-containing protein: MSLVEVLQSKNYHLIDVREPMELEMDGHIEEAQNIPLGELEVRKQEILNLSGTKIFFCRSGNRSGKAVDYFKSEGMTDVYNGGGYNDMKATLESL, from the coding sequence ATGTCATTAGTAGAAGTTTTACAGAGCAAGAATTACCATTTGATCGATGTGCGCGAACCCATGGAATTAGAGATGGATGGCCACATTGAGGAAGCACAGAATATTCCCTTAGGTGAACTTGAAGTACGCAAGCAGGAAATTTTGAATTTAAGCGGAACCAAGATTTTCTTCTGCCGAAGCGGAAACCGAAGCGGTAAAGCTGTTGATTACTTTAAATCCGAAGGAATGACTGATGTTTACAACGGAGGTGGTTATAATGATATGAAAGCGACTTTGGAAAGTCTTTAA
- the queG gene encoding tRNA epoxyqueuosine(34) reductase QueG, whose amino-acid sequence MSTLPENYSTLIKAKAQKFGFQSCGISKAGFLEDDAKPLEVWLQKNYHGEMSYMENHFDKRLNPTLLVEGSKSVISLSYNYYPDEKLSAIDNFKISKYAYGEDYHEIIKGIMQELVAELKEEIGDFHCRVFTDSAPILERSWARKSGIGWVGKNANLITKQSGSFYFLAEIICDLELSEDSPTTDHCGTCTKCIEACPTDAIVSDKIIDGSKCISYATIELKNDIPESFNEKLEDWMFGCDICQDVCPWNRFSVPHHQEKFKPNQFLLNYRKQEWKELTQELFSEIFRKSPVKRTKFAGLKRNIDFLGE is encoded by the coding sequence ATGAGCACTTTACCAGAAAATTATTCCACCTTAATTAAAGCGAAGGCCCAGAAATTTGGATTTCAGAGTTGTGGTATTTCGAAGGCCGGTTTTCTGGAAGATGATGCCAAACCGCTCGAAGTGTGGCTGCAGAAAAATTACCATGGCGAAATGTCTTATATGGAAAACCATTTCGACAAAAGACTGAATCCTACTCTACTTGTGGAGGGCTCTAAATCGGTTATTTCGCTTTCGTATAATTATTATCCAGACGAGAAACTATCAGCGATAGATAATTTTAAAATCTCGAAATACGCTTACGGCGAAGATTACCATGAAATCATTAAAGGTATTATGCAGGAATTGGTAGCGGAACTGAAAGAAGAAATCGGCGATTTTCACTGCAGGGTTTTCACTGATTCAGCGCCAATTCTTGAACGAAGCTGGGCAAGAAAATCGGGCATCGGATGGGTTGGTAAAAACGCAAATCTCATCACCAAGCAAAGCGGCTCCTTTTATTTTCTGGCTGAAATCATCTGCGATCTGGAACTTTCCGAAGATTCACCAACCACAGATCACTGTGGCACCTGTACGAAATGTATAGAAGCCTGCCCGACCGACGCAATTGTTTCCGATAAGATCATCGATGGAAGCAAATGTATTTCTTATGCCACGATCGAGCTGAAAAATGATATCCCGGAAAGTTTTAACGAGAAACTTGAAGACTGGATGTTTGGCTGCGATATCTGCCAGGATGTGTGCCCATGGAACCGGTTTTCCGTACCTCATCATCAGGAAAAATTCAAACCTAATCAGTTCCTCCTGAATTACAGAAAACAGGAATGGAAAGAGCTTACACAGGAATTATTTTCAGAAATCTTCAGGAAATCGCCGGTTAAAAGAACCAAGTTTGCAGGACTGAAACGGAATATCGATTTTTTGGGTGAGTAG
- a CDS encoding TIGR02117 family protein, giving the protein MKRFFLVIFKTIGIILGIVAFYLLCGFLIPYIKVPEKTVTQTKYIDIYILTNGVHTDLVVPVKSEEIDWSKEILFENTLSKKTDFKYLSIGWGDKGFYLDTPTWAELKPSTAVKAAFWMSESAMHCTFYENMAEDEDCKKLTLTREQYRALIYFIRDKFDRDQNGKPILIKTDAVYGKNDAFYDAKGSYSFLDTCNTWANNGLKAAGQKAALWTPSDRGIFQHYE; this is encoded by the coding sequence ATGAAGAGATTTTTTCTTGTGATCTTCAAAACGATTGGGATCATCCTGGGCATTGTCGCCTTTTATTTACTTTGTGGATTCCTTATTCCTTATATTAAAGTTCCAGAAAAAACCGTAACGCAAACGAAGTATATTGATATTTATATTCTGACCAACGGAGTTCATACTGATTTGGTTGTGCCCGTGAAATCAGAAGAAATTGACTGGAGCAAAGAAATCCTCTTTGAAAATACACTTTCAAAAAAAACCGACTTCAAATATTTATCTATCGGTTGGGGTGATAAAGGTTTTTATCTGGATACACCAACATGGGCTGAACTAAAACCTTCCACAGCGGTAAAAGCAGCTTTCTGGATGAGCGAATCGGCGATGCACTGCACCTTCTACGAAAATATGGCTGAGGACGAGGACTGCAAAAAATTAACCCTTACCCGCGAACAGTATCGTGCTTTGATTTATTTTATAAGAGACAAATTCGACCGCGACCAAAACGGTAAACCTATTCTGATAAAAACCGACGCCGTATACGGAAAAAATGACGCTTTTTATGACGCCAAAGGAAGCTACAGTTTTCTGGATACCTGCAATACGTGGGCAAATAACGGCCTTAAAGCAGCGGGACAGAAAGCCGCACTCTGGACTCCAAGCGACCGGGGAATTTTTCAGCATTATGAATAA
- a CDS encoding YceI family protein encodes MKNTIAILLLIISPIMVFAQKNGVEINGWTNVNTFKCTNINFKNSPTIYSFTGNQLPNLQLQVEDFDCKNRIMTADFRKTLNSEKYPVLTIKFISFSKVGANRFSAAVEVKMMTVSKKYSIEFSEYKNSLVGNKRLKFSDFNIVPPKKMGGMVYVKDELDLFFSLAIKD; translated from the coding sequence ATGAAAAATACAATCGCCATACTGCTGCTCATTATCTCTCCGATAATGGTTTTTGCTCAAAAAAACGGAGTGGAAATTAACGGATGGACGAATGTAAACACATTCAAGTGCACCAATATCAATTTTAAAAATTCGCCAACAATTTATTCATTTACGGGTAATCAGCTGCCGAACCTGCAGTTACAGGTTGAAGATTTCGACTGTAAAAACAGAATTATGACTGCGGATTTCCGCAAAACCCTGAATTCTGAAAAGTATCCGGTTCTTACAATTAAATTTATCAGTTTTTCTAAAGTTGGAGCCAACAGGTTTTCAGCAGCAGTAGAAGTTAAAATGATGACAGTAAGTAAAAAGTACAGCATCGAATTCAGCGAATACAAAAACAGTTTGGTGGGCAATAAGAGATTGAAGTTTTCAGACTTTAACATCGTACCCCCTAAAAAAATGGGCGGTATGGTATATGTGAAAGATGAACTTGATCTGTTTTTCAGTCTTGCGATTAAAGATTAA
- a CDS encoding YceI family protein: MKNLTNFKILLLAFGLFSGMASAQAISSKTVKTTVSGTSTMHDWTMTSTSGTFTGTVAGNAINNIQYNMGAKSLKSGKGAMDGNAHKALKADKFPNITFTATSVNIGKGTITGKLKVTDVTKTVSFPVTVAKSGNAYTITGTESIKMSEFGVTPPSFMMNTVKTGDLIKITVNVSAN, encoded by the coding sequence ATGAAAAATTTAACCAACTTCAAAATTTTGCTTTTAGCATTCGGATTATTTTCCGGAATGGCCAGCGCCCAGGCAATCAGCAGTAAAACTGTAAAAACTACCGTTTCCGGAACTTCAACCATGCACGACTGGACGATGACTTCAACGTCAGGTACATTTACCGGTACTGTAGCTGGAAACGCAATCAACAACATACAGTATAACATGGGCGCCAAATCTTTGAAAAGCGGAAAAGGTGCAATGGACGGCAATGCACATAAAGCCCTGAAAGCTGACAAGTTCCCGAACATCACCTTTACAGCGACTTCAGTAAATATCGGTAAAGGAACCATTACAGGAAAATTAAAAGTAACAGATGTTACCAAAACAGTAAGCTTCCCGGTAACTGTTGCAAAAAGCGGAAACGCTTATACCATTACAGGTACAGAAAGCATTAAAATGAGCGAATTCGGTGTAACACCACCATCTTTTATGATGAATACAGTAAAAACCGGCGACCTTATCAAAATCACTGTAAATGTAAGTGCAAACTAA
- a CDS encoding MBL fold metallo-hydrolase translates to MKLKFLGSGTSQGVPVIGCHCEVCTSPDTKNRRFRSSALITTDSGKKILIDCGPDFRMQMLENNEDHIDAVLLTHEHNDHVIGLDDMRPLIFRTRKDILIYCASRVGEEIKLRFPYAFSEERYPGAPSFELHGISGPFNLFDAMITPVEVMHYRLPIYGFKFKNLAYITDASAIPEVEIDKLKNLDFLILNCIRKEEPHPAHFILPQVLELFKILQPKKMFLTHISHHLGTHQEVEDELPENVHLAYDSLEIDF, encoded by the coding sequence ATGAAGTTGAAATTTTTAGGAAGCGGAACCTCTCAGGGAGTTCCTGTGATTGGCTGCCACTGCGAAGTTTGCACTTCGCCGGATACAAAAAACAGGCGGTTCCGTTCATCGGCTCTTATCACTACTGATTCAGGAAAAAAAATCCTGATTGACTGCGGACCTGATTTCAGGATGCAAATGCTCGAAAATAACGAAGATCACATTGATGCTGTTCTGTTAACGCATGAGCATAATGACCACGTTATTGGCCTGGATGATATGCGGCCGCTGATCTTCCGGACTCGGAAAGATATCTTAATTTACTGTGCAAGTAGAGTAGGAGAAGAGATTAAGCTGAGATTTCCCTACGCTTTTTCTGAGGAAAGGTATCCTGGTGCTCCATCTTTTGAACTTCACGGTATTTCCGGTCCTTTTAATTTATTTGATGCAATGATCACTCCTGTGGAAGTAATGCACTACCGATTACCGATTTATGGTTTTAAATTTAAAAATCTCGCTTATATTACGGATGCAAGCGCGATTCCCGAGGTGGAAATAGATAAGTTAAAGAATCTCGATTTTTTGATTTTAAACTGCATCCGGAAAGAAGAACCGCATCCGGCGCATTTTATTTTGCCACAGGTTCTGGAACTTTTCAAAATTCTGCAACCTAAAAAAATGTTTCTTACTCACATTTCACATCATCTGGGGACGCATCAAGAGGTTGAGGATGAGCTTCCTGAGAATGTGCATCTTGCTTATGACAGTCTGGAAATTGATTTCTAA
- a CDS encoding TonB-dependent receptor, protein MNQKLTPKQKALAINLDTNIYGTFAEIGAGQETVRHFFRAGGASRTIAKAMSAYDKDFSDAIYGKEAKNRYVTQNRLRKMLRYEVALIEERLNRANNPGRKFFSYANTVTTINFDKTLKGHGWVGLRFQLDENEDYNEIVFHVKFNENDATLQQETLGSLGVNLIYGAYNLSDNPRKLIESLYDDISTDNVEIDMIDFSGPAFTYVDNRLMSLQLVKNGMTDAVIFNPEGNNMLPADILYKKNIFAVRGSFRPVTLVNIDMFEKGLEMFMKDSCCSFEETVVLFEITISNLRAAGDIDERDFLDRVDVLAKLGYTVIISNFSEYFRLIDYFANYTNGKIGVAMGVNNLLDVFDENYYKSLSGGILEAFGKFFRQDMTVYLYPYKDPETHEMLTADNLKVSDNLKELFKYFKHNKRIVDIKDYNPNHSEIYSRDILNKIANHESGWEIQVPEGVAEMIKERGMFGYKEELKLKEFS, encoded by the coding sequence ATCAACCAGAAATTAACACCAAAACAGAAAGCTTTAGCCATCAATCTGGACACCAATATTTACGGAACTTTCGCTGAAATTGGCGCAGGTCAGGAAACAGTTCGTCATTTTTTCAGAGCTGGCGGTGCATCCCGTACTATTGCAAAAGCAATGTCAGCCTACGACAAGGATTTCAGTGATGCGATTTACGGTAAAGAAGCAAAAAACAGGTATGTTACCCAAAACCGTCTTCGCAAAATGCTTCGTTATGAAGTTGCGCTTATTGAAGAACGTTTGAACAGGGCAAATAATCCGGGCAGAAAATTCTTTTCGTATGCCAATACAGTAACCACTATTAACTTCGATAAAACGCTGAAAGGTCACGGATGGGTTGGACTGAGATTTCAACTCGACGAAAATGAGGATTACAACGAGATCGTTTTTCATGTTAAATTCAACGAAAATGATGCGACGCTGCAGCAGGAAACCTTAGGCAGTCTCGGTGTAAATTTAATCTACGGCGCCTACAATCTTTCCGATAATCCCCGAAAACTCATAGAATCTTTATACGACGATATTTCTACAGATAATGTTGAAATTGATATGATCGATTTCAGCGGTCCGGCATTTACGTATGTAGACAACCGCCTGATGAGTTTACAGTTGGTGAAAAACGGAATGACCGATGCCGTAATCTTTAATCCTGAAGGGAATAACATGCTGCCTGCAGACATTCTTTACAAAAAAAATATTTTTGCGGTACGCGGAAGTTTTCGGCCTGTTACCCTTGTAAATATTGATATGTTTGAAAAAGGACTTGAAATGTTCATGAAAGATTCGTGCTGCAGTTTCGAGGAAACCGTGGTTCTTTTTGAAATTACAATTTCTAACCTTAGAGCGGCTGGTGATATCGATGAACGGGATTTTCTGGACAGAGTCGATGTTTTGGCAAAGTTAGGTTACACCGTAATTATATCAAACTTTTCCGAATATTTCCGTCTGATCGATTATTTCGCGAACTACACCAACGGAAAGATCGGTGTTGCAATGGGCGTAAACAATCTCCTCGATGTCTTTGATGAAAACTACTACAAGAGTCTTTCCGGAGGAATCCTGGAAGCTTTCGGCAAGTTTTTCAGACAGGATATGACTGTTTATCTTTATCCGTATAAAGATCCTGAAACCCACGAAATGCTAACCGCCGACAATTTAAAAGTAAGCGACAATCTCAAAGAGCTGTTCAAATATTTCAAACACAATAAACGGATTGTTGACATTAAAGATTACAATCCGAATCACTCGGAAATCTATTCGCGCGATATCCTCAATAAAATCGCAAACCATGAATCGGGCTGGGAAATTCAGGTTCCGGAAGGCGTTGCCGAAATGATTAAGGAACGCGGAATGTTCGGCTACAAGGAAGAATTAAAACTAAAAGAGTTCTCTTAA
- a CDS encoding GAF domain-containing protein: MSEIKKRLSSILESPNHNIEAKLQKICHLLDQEIPYFNWTGFYFKNGDKEELILGPYVGAETDHTVIPFGKGICGQVAVSNETFVVPDVHDQDNYLSCSIDTKAEIVVPIIKNGENIGQIDIDSHTLDPFTTEDREMLEWLCDEIAKIY, from the coding sequence ATGTCAGAAATAAAAAAACGACTTTCTTCAATTTTAGAAAGCCCAAACCATAATATTGAGGCTAAACTTCAGAAAATATGTCACCTCCTTGACCAGGAAATTCCCTATTTCAACTGGACTGGATTTTATTTTAAAAATGGTGATAAAGAAGAACTGATTCTTGGACCATATGTTGGTGCTGAAACCGATCACACCGTAATTCCTTTCGGTAAAGGTATTTGTGGACAGGTGGCAGTGTCGAACGAAACTTTTGTAGTTCCCGATGTTCATGACCAGGACAACTACCTAAGTTGTTCGATTGACACAAAAGCCGAAATCGTTGTTCCTATTATTAAAAATGGTGAAAATATCGGTCAGATCGATATTGACTCGCACACTTTGGATCCGTTTACTACAGAAGACCGCGAAATGCTAGAGTGGCTATGTGATGAAATTGCAAAGATTTATTAA
- a CDS encoding GNAT family N-acetyltransferase, giving the protein MFQIRKAVPKDTPVIFDLIKKLAVYERLENDVITSVEELQENIFSKNFAKVLIAEEGGKPVGFALYFYNFSTFVGKPGIYLEDLFVEPEYRGKGYGKALLIALAKIAKEEDCGRFEWSVLDWNTPSIEFYKALGAKPMDEWTVFRLDAAGIANLSEK; this is encoded by the coding sequence ATGTTTCAGATCCGAAAGGCAGTTCCAAAAGATACACCCGTTATTTTTGATTTAATTAAAAAACTGGCTGTGTATGAGAGATTAGAAAATGATGTAATTACTTCGGTAGAGGAACTTCAGGAAAATATATTTTCAAAAAACTTTGCGAAAGTTTTAATAGCGGAAGAAGGTGGAAAACCTGTCGGTTTTGCCTTATATTTCTACAATTTCTCGACATTTGTTGGGAAGCCGGGGATTTATCTTGAAGATCTTTTTGTTGAGCCTGAATATCGTGGAAAAGGCTACGGAAAAGCTTTGCTTATAGCATTGGCTAAAATTGCGAAAGAAGAAGATTGTGGCAGGTTTGAATGGTCAGTGCTTGATTGGAATACTCCGTCCATTGAATTTTATAAGGCACTTGGCGCCAAACCGATGGATGAATGGACTGTTTTCCGGCTTGATGCAGCGGGAATAGCAAATTTGTCTGAGAAATGA
- a CDS encoding helix-turn-helix domain-containing protein — protein sequence MEVNVYTPHLALQPFVLNISTVKVVLPEGLPEVVSPYPPTPFQSMLFYCNHPVSMSGVDEENFRRQPYSVLLGPQFSRVNIKVRGQLRAIRVDFVPGGMYRIFGIPMHELFDNGFDAQDLLGSELNTINECLQNIKELEEGKNMVEKFLLSRLQRIKSTLPFDSAMQVLLHLHGKLSVEETASLSCLSIKQFERTCKERIGMNPKMYARILKFSKAYRLRENFPEMSWTAIGYEAGYYDQMHMIRDFKVFAGVNPSVITRQLLETPIRMQKDLPI from the coding sequence ATGGAAGTCAATGTTTATACGCCGCATTTGGCACTTCAGCCCTTTGTACTTAATATCTCTACCGTAAAGGTTGTACTTCCTGAAGGTCTTCCCGAAGTTGTCTCGCCATATCCTCCTACGCCATTTCAGTCGATGCTTTTTTACTGCAATCATCCTGTTTCTATGAGTGGAGTAGATGAAGAAAACTTCAGAAGACAACCCTACTCAGTTCTGTTGGGACCGCAGTTCTCACGGGTTAATATTAAAGTACGTGGCCAGCTGCGCGCTATTCGGGTTGATTTCGTGCCCGGTGGAATGTACAGGATTTTCGGTATTCCAATGCATGAACTGTTTGATAATGGTTTTGATGCGCAGGATTTATTGGGTTCTGAACTCAATACTATTAATGAATGTCTTCAGAATATTAAGGAATTAGAGGAGGGTAAAAATATGGTAGAAAAATTTTTACTCAGCCGTCTGCAGCGGATAAAATCAACGTTGCCGTTTGATTCTGCAATGCAGGTTCTTCTTCATCTTCACGGTAAATTATCTGTTGAAGAAACGGCCTCACTTTCCTGTCTCAGTATCAAACAGTTTGAGAGAACGTGTAAAGAGAGAATTGGCATGAATCCTAAAATGTATGCGCGGATCCTAAAATTTTCAAAAGCTTACCGTCTCCGCGAAAATTTCCCTGAAATGAGTTGGACAGCAATTGGATACGAAGCCGGTTATTACGACCAAATGCACATGATTCGTGATTTCAAGGTTTTCGCTGGTGTAAATCCTTCTGTGATTACGAGGCAGCTTCTGGAAACTCCCATTAGAATGCAGAAAGATCTTCCCATCTAA
- a CDS encoding dihydrolipoamide acetyltransferase family protein yields the protein MAEYKLLLPSMGEGVMEATVISWLFNEGDSVKEDDSVVEIATDKVDSDVPTPVSGKIIKILKQKDEVAKIGEAIAILEVAGGSGTVAEQPQEPKTAEEVKTDIPQLTEAEVQELDKTVSMPSAQVFSGDRYLSPLVKNIAQQENISENELQSIKGSGLEGRITKEDILAFVANRGNQPAQKIEAVQAPVAVSSPVAAPVSAPVKVAEGDEIIQMDRVRKIIADAMVNSKRTSPHVTSFIETDVTNVVKWRTKHKDIFEKREGEKLTYMPIFVKAIVKAIQDFPLINVSVDGDKIIKKKNINIGMATALPDGNLIVPVIKNADQLSLSGLAKAINDLAYRARNKKLRPEDTQGATYTISNVGGFGNLMGTPIIPQPQVAILAVGAIVKKPAVLETKDGDVIAIRNLMFMSHSYDHRVVDGSLGGMFLKHVHDYLQNWDLNTEI from the coding sequence ATGGCAGAATATAAATTATTACTTCCTTCAATGGGAGAAGGCGTGATGGAAGCTACAGTGATCAGCTGGTTGTTTAATGAAGGTGACAGCGTAAAAGAGGATGATTCTGTTGTAGAAATTGCAACAGACAAGGTAGATTCAGATGTTCCTACACCAGTTTCAGGTAAAATTATTAAAATCCTGAAACAAAAAGATGAAGTCGCCAAAATTGGTGAAGCCATCGCTATTCTAGAAGTTGCAGGAGGAAGTGGAACGGTTGCAGAGCAGCCTCAGGAACCTAAAACTGCGGAAGAAGTTAAAACAGATATTCCACAACTTACAGAAGCAGAAGTACAGGAACTCGATAAAACGGTTTCTATGCCGTCCGCTCAGGTATTTTCCGGGGACAGATATTTATCACCTTTAGTAAAGAATATTGCGCAACAGGAAAACATTTCGGAAAACGAGTTGCAGTCGATTAAAGGAAGCGGTTTGGAAGGAAGGATTACAAAAGAAGATATTTTGGCTTTTGTCGCTAACCGCGGAAATCAACCCGCGCAGAAAATTGAAGCGGTTCAGGCTCCAGTTGCTGTATCAAGTCCGGTTGCTGCTCCAGTTTCAGCTCCGGTAAAGGTGGCGGAAGGTGATGAAATCATTCAGATGGACAGAGTGCGAAAAATCATTGCCGACGCAATGGTAAATTCAAAAAGAACTTCTCCGCATGTAACTTCTTTCATCGAAACTGATGTAACCAACGTAGTAAAATGGAGAACGAAACATAAGGATATTTTCGAGAAAAGAGAAGGTGAAAAACTTACCTATATGCCGATTTTCGTAAAAGCGATTGTAAAAGCAATTCAGGATTTCCCGCTGATCAACGTTTCTGTTGACGGAGATAAAATCATCAAAAAGAAAAACATCAATATCGGGATGGCAACCGCACTTCCGGACGGAAATTTAATTGTTCCTGTGATTAAAAACGCTGACCAGCTCTCACTTTCCGGACTTGCGAAGGCGATTAATGATCTGGCATACCGTGCAAGAAACAAAAAGCTGAGACCTGAAGATACACAGGGTGCAACTTATACAATATCGAATGTTGGAGGCTTCGGAAACCTGATGGGAACACCGATTATTCCGCAACCTCAGGTCGCTATCCTTGCTGTTGGAGCTATTGTGAAAAAACCTGCTGTTCTGGAAACTAAAGACGGCGATGTGATTGCGATCCGTAACCTTATGTTTATGTCACATTCTTACGATCACCGTGTAGTAGACGGATCTTTAGGCGGAATGTTCCTTAAGCATGTTCACGATTATCTACAGAACTGGGATCTGAATACCGAAATCTAA
- a CDS encoding putative quinol monooxygenase → MKNLYIVALFRFKENYLMDAIELLKKLVFETRREEGCLQYDLVEDNENKGVFFIMEIWETQEHHSKHSSTEHLDHFRLQSSGMMEEYAQVYKGFKTF, encoded by the coding sequence GTGAAAAACCTGTACATCGTAGCCCTTTTCCGCTTTAAAGAAAATTATCTGATGGACGCCATCGAACTGCTGAAAAAACTAGTCTTTGAAACACGTAGGGAAGAAGGTTGTCTGCAATATGATCTGGTAGAAGACAACGAAAACAAAGGCGTGTTTTTTATTATGGAAATCTGGGAAACACAGGAACACCATTCCAAACATTCATCAACAGAACATTTAGATCATTTCAGATTACAGTCTTCGGGAATGATGGAGGAATACGCACAGGTTTACAAAGGATTTAAAACCTTTTAA
- a CDS encoding peptide deformylase gives MKFLSFLFFTATVFSYGQRFSPEEISRIKSGELNSALPIYQSADSTQHHVLLAKSSDVKPRNKLTKTLVNRMKLSLLGTDGGVGIASPQVGINRNIIWVQRFDKAAKPLEYFLNPKIIWRSEVLNLGPEGDLSITDFRDQFYRSQVIQFEYEDLDGKKHREIVEGFTAVIIQHEIDHLFGVLISDKILDQNSRNYQPFQSYKEIK, from the coding sequence ATGAAGTTCCTCTCCTTTTTATTTTTTACGGCAACTGTTTTTTCCTACGGACAACGATTTTCACCCGAAGAAATTTCACGGATTAAAAGCGGAGAGCTAAATTCTGCACTCCCCATTTACCAATCCGCTGATTCAACGCAACACCATGTTTTACTGGCAAAATCGTCAGATGTAAAACCACGGAATAAACTTACAAAAACTCTCGTCAACCGAATGAAACTGTCACTTTTAGGTACAGATGGCGGCGTAGGAATTGCTTCACCGCAGGTCGGCATTAACAGGAATATTATTTGGGTACAGCGCTTTGATAAAGCGGCAAAACCTTTGGAATATTTTCTGAATCCCAAAATTATCTGGCGGTCAGAAGTTTTAAATCTGGGGCCGGAAGGTGATCTTTCGATTACAGATTTCAGGGACCAATTTTACAGAAGCCAGGTCATTCAGTTTGAATATGAGGATTTAGACGGCAAAAAACACAGAGAAATTGTAGAAGGTTTTACTGCAGTAATCATCCAGCACGAAATCGATCATCTTTTTGGAGTTCTGATCTCTGATAAAATTCTGGACCAGAATAGTAGAAATTATCAGCCCTTTCAATCCTACAAAGAAATAAAGTAA
- the lipB gene encoding lipoyl(octanoyl) transferase LipB — MTKTQNRTLRFVELGLMDYETAFRYQEKLMNNIIDLKLKNRDTTPEEYQETPNYLLFVEHPHVYTLGKSGDEHNMLANAQKLEEINATFVKTNRGGDITYHGFGQIIGYPVLDLDNFKSDIFLYMRNLEEVIIRVIAEYGLKGERSEGETGVWLDVGKPYARKICAMGVKTSKWVTMHGFGLNVNTDLRYFEYIIPCGIKDKAVTSLKRELEHEFSEGEIAELKIKIKKHFCEVFEAELF, encoded by the coding sequence ATGACCAAAACACAGAACAGAACATTACGGTTTGTAGAGCTGGGCCTCATGGATTATGAGACAGCGTTCCGCTACCAGGAAAAACTGATGAACAACATCATTGATCTGAAGCTGAAAAACCGCGACACAACTCCTGAGGAATACCAAGAAACACCAAATTATCTTCTTTTTGTGGAACATCCACACGTTTATACATTGGGGAAATCCGGCGACGAACATAACATGTTGGCTAATGCGCAGAAACTCGAAGAAATCAATGCCACATTCGTGAAGACCAATCGGGGTGGAGACATTACCTATCACGGTTTTGGGCAGATCATTGGTTATCCCGTTCTGGATCTTGATAATTTTAAGTCCGACATTTTTTTGTACATGAGAAATCTGGAGGAAGTAATCATCCGCGTAATTGCCGAGTACGGGCTGAAAGGAGAACGAAGCGAAGGAGAAACCGGTGTTTGGCTGGATGTGGGAAAACCGTACGCCCGAAAGATATGCGCAATGGGCGTGAAAACTTCAAAATGGGTGACGATGCACGGTTTCGGGCTGAATGTGAACACCGATTTAAGATACTTTGAGTACATTATTCCGTGCGGTATTAAAGATAAGGCAGTTACCTCTCTAAAACGTGAGCTGGAGCACGAGTTTTCAGAAGGAGAAATTGCTGAGCTGAAAATTAAAATAAAAAAACACTTCTGCGAAGTGTTTGAAGCTGAGTTATTCTAA